In one window of Micromonospora cathayae DNA:
- a CDS encoding RNA polymerase sigma factor gives MDRVRRDALLVVRAQLGDRRSLAELVGYWHEPVWRYVRRMLDRADLADDVSQEVWAGALKALPALKEPERFAPWLFTIARRSVMNHLRDRYRQADPLDGEPAGDDDVAAVLDQAQVIESLAGLPVCEREVLILFYLYDLTLEECAQVLAIPEGTVKSRLFRARRMLRDHMIEKGYSG, from the coding sequence GTGGACCGGGTCAGACGCGACGCGCTGCTGGTGGTGCGGGCGCAACTGGGAGACCGACGGTCGCTGGCCGAACTGGTCGGGTACTGGCACGAACCGGTGTGGCGCTACGTGCGGCGCATGCTCGACCGGGCCGACCTGGCCGACGATGTGAGCCAGGAGGTGTGGGCCGGGGCGCTGAAGGCGCTGCCGGCCCTCAAGGAGCCGGAACGGTTCGCGCCCTGGCTGTTCACGATCGCTCGGCGTTCGGTGATGAATCACCTGCGGGACAGGTACCGCCAGGCCGATCCGCTGGACGGTGAGCCGGCGGGGGACGACGACGTCGCCGCGGTGCTGGACCAGGCGCAGGTCATCGAAAGCCTGGCCGGGTTGCCGGTCTGCGAACGAGAGGTGCTGATCTTGTTCTATCTCTACGACCTGACGTTGGAGGAGTGTGCGCAGGTGTTGGCGATCCCGGAGGGGACGGTGAAGTCCCGGCTGTTCCGCGCGCGCCGGATGCTGCGTGACCACATGATCGAGAAGGGATATTCAGGATGA
- a CDS encoding oxidoreductase, whose protein sequence is MTSGAITAAAAGTWRLGGLAVNRVGFGSMRLPQTGPAFASDAPPRDRHQAIEVLRRAVELGVNHVDTAAFYFSRLRAANELINQALSPYPDDLVIATKVGPRRDSSGGWLPPATPEQLRGDVEENLRQLGRDHLDVVNLRVSGPGPIAEHFGALAALRDGGLIRHLGLSNVRPQQLVEAQAIAPVVCVQNSYGLGHRPQQDEFVRACGAQGIAFVPFFSIAGGRREAGAGDDEPEAVRAVARARRATVAQVRLAWALLRGPHLLVIPGTGDPDHLVENVAAGALELTPDELARLDAAHLGVTCGDDGGGPR, encoded by the coding sequence ATGACTTCGGGCGCGATCACTGCGGCAGCGGCGGGGACGTGGCGGCTCGGAGGGCTGGCCGTCAACCGGGTCGGGTTCGGCAGCATGCGGCTGCCCCAGACGGGTCCGGCGTTCGCCTCCGACGCCCCGCCACGGGACCGGCACCAGGCGATCGAGGTGCTACGTCGGGCGGTCGAACTGGGCGTGAACCACGTCGACACGGCGGCCTTCTACTTCTCGCGGCTGCGCGCGGCAAACGAGCTGATCAACCAGGCGTTGTCCCCGTACCCGGACGACCTGGTCATCGCCACGAAGGTCGGGCCGCGCCGGGACTCCTCCGGCGGGTGGCTGCCGCCGGCAACCCCGGAACAGTTGCGGGGCGACGTCGAGGAGAACCTGCGCCAGCTCGGCCGCGACCATCTCGACGTGGTGAACCTGCGGGTGTCCGGGCCCGGCCCGATCGCCGAGCACTTCGGTGCCCTGGCCGCGCTGCGCGACGGCGGCCTGATCCGGCACCTCGGCCTGTCCAACGTCCGCCCGCAACAGCTGGTCGAGGCGCAGGCCATCGCCCCCGTGGTGTGCGTACAGAACTCCTACGGCCTGGGTCACCGACCGCAGCAGGACGAGTTCGTGCGCGCCTGCGGCGCACAGGGCATCGCCTTCGTACCGTTCTTCAGCATCGCCGGTGGACGACGGGAGGCGGGCGCCGGTGACGACGAGCCCGAGGCCGTACGGGCCGTCGCGCGGGCCCGTCGGGCGACCGTCGCCCAGGTCCGGCTGGCCTGGGCGCTGCTCCGCGGACCGCACCTGCTGGTGATCCCGGGCACCGGCGACCCCGACCACCTGGTCGAGAATGTCGCCGCCGGCGCACTGGAGCTCACGCCGGACGAACTCGCCCGGCTCGACGCGGCGCACCTCGGCGTCACCTGCGGAGACGACGGTGGCGGACCCCGGTGA
- a CDS encoding MazG nucleotide pyrophosphohydrolase domain-containing protein has product MDLRQLTDEVEAVSRAYARRHGITQDATWFLLKLQEEVGELTQAYLMRTGQARTKELTAGEIDEGFRAELADVLCQVLLLARHHEVDLPTEVARKWLRWKPAVDRWTGD; this is encoded by the coding sequence ATGGATCTGCGCCAGTTGACCGATGAGGTCGAGGCGGTGTCGCGTGCCTACGCCCGGCGGCACGGGATAACCCAGGATGCGACCTGGTTCCTGCTCAAGCTCCAGGAGGAGGTGGGCGAGCTGACCCAGGCGTACCTGATGCGGACCGGCCAGGCCCGGACCAAGGAACTCACCGCCGGGGAGATCGACGAGGGTTTCCGGGCCGAACTGGCCGACGTCTTGTGCCAGGTGCTGCTGCTGGCCCGCCACCACGAGGTCGACCTGCCCACCGAGGTCGCACGGAAGTGGCTGCGCTGGAAACCGGCCGTCGATCGGTGGACCGGGGACTGA
- a CDS encoding GNAT family N-acetyltransferase, whose product MLVDHWPLLGLRVTTARLELRLPTEAELAALADVAARGVHPPDQRPFLVPWTEGTPAERSRILIQKHWRRRGAWTPQSWVLDLVVFVDGRPVGVQEMHGQDFAVRREVGTGSWLGLAYQGRGIGTEMRAAALHLAFAGLGAAHATTASFADNPAPLAVSRRLGYRPDGISRDVRDGQVLVSQRLRLTRADWERVGRPLVPVTVTGLEPCRDMFGVDGFRTDSDVRPE is encoded by the coding sequence GTGCTCGTCGATCACTGGCCCCTGCTGGGGCTGCGGGTGACCACCGCCCGGCTGGAGCTTCGCCTGCCCACCGAGGCCGAACTCGCGGCGCTGGCGGACGTGGCGGCCCGGGGCGTACACCCACCGGACCAGCGTCCGTTCCTGGTGCCGTGGACCGAGGGCACCCCCGCCGAACGGTCCCGCATCCTGATCCAGAAGCACTGGCGGCGTAGGGGTGCGTGGACGCCGCAGTCCTGGGTGCTCGACCTGGTGGTCTTCGTCGACGGCCGGCCGGTCGGCGTGCAGGAGATGCACGGGCAGGACTTCGCGGTCCGCCGCGAGGTCGGTACCGGTTCCTGGCTGGGCCTGGCGTACCAGGGGCGGGGGATCGGCACCGAGATGCGGGCCGCCGCGCTGCACCTGGCCTTCGCCGGGCTCGGGGCCGCGCACGCCACCACCGCGTCGTTCGCGGACAACCCCGCGCCGCTCGCGGTTTCCCGCAGGCTCGGGTACCGACCGGACGGGATCAGCCGGGACGTCCGCGACGGTCAGGTGCTGGTCAGCCAACGACTGCGGCTGACCAGGGCGGACTGGGAGCGGGTCGGGCGTCCGCTGGTGCCGGTCACGGTGACCGGGTTGGAGCCCTGCCGGGACATGTTCGGGGTCGATGGATTCCGCACTGACAGTGATGTTCGGCCCGAGTAG
- a CDS encoding winged helix-turn-helix domain-containing protein, whose amino-acid sequence MPIPPTMDELLADLVKRIESGEFSPGSQIPSTRELSDHYDLSHSTIHRAVAKLREQGVLVGRPGRGVFVAER is encoded by the coding sequence GTGCCGATTCCTCCCACCATGGACGAGTTGCTCGCTGATCTCGTGAAGCGCATCGAGAGCGGGGAGTTCTCGCCGGGCTCTCAGATTCCGTCCACCCGCGAACTCTCCGACCACTACGACCTGTCCCACTCGACCATCCACAGGGCGGTGGCCAAATTGCGTGAACAGGGCGTTCTGGTCGGTCGGCCCGGCCGGGGCGTCTTCGTCGCCGAACGGTGA